From the genome of Solanum pennellii chromosome 6, SPENNV200:
agcacaagtgaaataaaaatcctcctgttacagtcgtggagtagggaaaccgaaccacgttaaattcttgtgtgtcccgtttgtgttccgtttctcttttctctagattatttgtgtgtgttgtgtgtttaattcccaacaaaaTTTTGGTGAAGAGCTAATTCATGTGAAAATACTACAATCACAGgctaagttttttttctttcaaatcttCAGATGCAAACACATTTAAATAACTATAGAATGGAGTAGCAATCAcaagaattaatttttgaaaagaatttgCATAGTTGGGCATGAAATCCAGCTTCCTAATCCATAATAATCGAGAAAGGAGTTTGAATCTTGAGGGATGAACTAATTGTTTTAGCTTCaactaataaaaaagaaaacaattggTTGAGATATCTATTTATGTCAAATACCATATTttagaaaagggaaaaaatggtCTGATATactcctcaactttgtcatttggagcaaTATACCgtcgttatgaaagtgactcatatatactcTTCCCGTtgtacaaacggctcacatacaCCCCTACCATTATAATATGAGCTCAGACATGCTCTTCATTTAGCGGAAGTGAAAAAATTAACtttgaatttttacttttttaaaaaaattattaggggtatatatgattctacTATCAAATTAAGTTCAagatatattttagtttttttcatacataaattatttttgacttcttttattataattatttgagtttcttattcttattttttttttcattccttagtgtaaagtcaaaatatttaaaactattttttatatcatattgtaatttaatttttgtattcgaagaaaaaaatttggtcatctacaataagttttaccagaatattagtgaaacataaataaatttgataatcaaaataataattctaaattagtcattgaaacaaaaaaaagtaaaaaaaaaatatgtttgatgaggattaaatttactcatatgggattatattttttagaaaaaaataataaaaaattagattaaaattattacttttttcattttcgttAGAGAAAAAGGGTATATCTAAGTCATATTTTTATAAGTACAGGTATATATGaatcattttcataacaaggggtgtATCAgttctaaatgacaaagttgaggggtatatcagaccattttacatttaaaatcaaaattctgaacaaaaattgaattcaaataaCTCACCCAAGtaaaaatctatcaaaattttaaaatatcccTAACTTTATTAGAGTGGGTCTTTATTTGGatgtgttatttttaatttaatttttattatagaattttgatttttttattaaaaaaattaatgatgtggccgaattataattggtcacatgtcaaaaatggttttgtAAAACCACTAttgaaaaataatgacatgaatgaGCTTTTTCTTAAACAGTAATGGTataaatgagccaaacttttaacagataacataaatgagtcttttctgaaagttcaatgacatatttaagccttttctctaaatattttttaaaattattatatttgaataacaTCAaactatataatttaataattttcaaacataatttattaatcatttaaaaaggATAACTAAAAACATATTAGACCTAGTCAAACACTATTTTCTACCCACTGTTTCtgtgaagttcaaattttaaattccagAACCCCAGACAGAAAGTACAACTCAATTCGTTGTGCCTGAAAAGTCAATTGTTGGTCTTGTCAATGGTGGCAGTAGAGGCAGTTACTTTACTTTTTTAAGGATACTATATCTTTGTAGCCATGTGATATAAgtttaaatgaataaatgatagATTCATATAGCCGATTCAAAATTGTTTGGAACTGAGGTTTAATagttgttattattgtatttctttATCTCCATGGGATATGAGCTTAAATGAAGAAATGGAGATTTAATATTGCCGATTCCAAATTTTTTGGGCCTGGGGTGtagttattgttattttgtCGTGGTATATCTTTATATCCACGGTATTTGAGcttaaatgaatatatgatgattCATATAGTCAATTTCAACTTGTTTGAGACTGAGGCGTAGTTCTTGTTGTCGTTGTATATTTTATATCCATGGAATTTGAGCTTAAATGAAGAAACGATGATTCACATGGCTGATTCCATTTTTTTTAGGAATGTtgttattgtcattatatatccTTGGGATATGaacctaaatgaagaaatgagaatTCATGTAGccgattttaatttgtttaagtttgaggtgttgttgttattgtcgtTATTGTCGTTATATATCTTTATATCCATGGGATCTGAGCTTAAATAAAGTAATAAGAATTCACATAGTTATTCCAATTATTTTAGGACTGAGGCGTAGTTTTAATTTATGGATAGTTACACCATAAATTACTCTAATGTATAACAACATACCCAACGTTATTACAGAAAGTGGATTTGAAAAGGATAGGTGTACATAGACCTCACTCTTGCCTAGTAATTTATTAGTCATCAATATAAAACACTTATTTTGTTCTATTCGTACAATTGTAATGTACCATgctaattaaatatatgaagataTATTATATGTCACGATGCAAAAATACAAATTGTGATGACACCTATATAGGTTCACAACCAACAGGTAAGTCAACTCAATAGGTTTAACAATTCAACTTAATGAATATAAAGTGAAAAGGTAAATATCAAGCAAAATATCCCATGAACAAGTCTTTTAAAatgaaatgcagaaaagttaaaACACCGCTCAAGATTTGGCGTCTTAAGTTGTAACGACCTGAACCTTCGTTATTCAATGGCTAGTGCGGAATTCCAAAATTCTACTGAATGTGTTGCCAATTTAAAATTGAGGTACACAACGATATTATCATGCAATAGCAAGACACCTCCATTTGGGTTAAGGATATATATGACCCAAAAATATGACAGTAAAGGTATATACAAACTTAGGGGTCATTTGGTTTGAATACAAGTGAAAATGGAATATGTTATGTTCGAATAAGTTATATTGAGATAAGTTATGTTGGGATAAGTTATATTGAGATTAGTTATGCTGAGATCAATTTTTATTGTTGGCTTGGTTTGTCATATTAGAACTTATATTCATGgcataatttctaaaaataagttgtttgtttataataataccctccaccttatttattttctttttaaatattttctttgcaagctttaattatttattcatttcctttttttaaaaccatcttatttaacttaattttttttttgtgcattTAAATGATTGTgctgggtttttttttttaaaaaaaactttcatcttatttaacttaaatataaaattttcatcttatttagttttaaggtaaaattttcatcttatttaactttaaataaaattttcatcttgtttaactttaaataaaattttcatcttgtttagttttaaaataaatattccatcttatttagcttaaaaaattagaactcggttttaagtttattaaactaaaagaaattttatcattcaagttatcgacattttaaaattatctacatttttatagttaatataaaatataatttttttaagtgagtagtaaactatttatttaaaaatatgtaatttgatAGTAAAGTTAACATTTTTAACTTATGATATATATTCATGagtaataattgtatttatgaaatgtaattttttaatagaaaaagatATTATCATTAAACAACGAATAATTAAGGTTGTGAATGGTATGATAAATGTCgttaaaaattatgttaatatacatgGATGTAAAGTGGTGTATAAAAAGAGAGTTTAAGAGGGAGGgggtatttttattatttcacatACTTTATCTAAAGATAAGTTATCCTAGAATTTCTATTCCACCTTCGGGGAGAGATAACATATCTCAGAATTGACAATTAGTCctgaaatatgttatgttcgAATAAGTTATATTGAGATAAGTTATGTTGGGATAAGTTATGTTGAGATAAGTTATATTGATTTTAGCCGtcgtaccaaacgaccccttaaatCAAGGATATACTTGACTTTTTTCCAtatataatttactttgaaGAAAATTAAGAGATTAAATAAAGTTAGAATATTGTGGTATTCAAATTGCTAAAGTAAATTTTTGACTGTCAAAGTTTTTAAAGGTGATTTGATGTATTTTctgattaaataatattaaagtagtttttgtaaacaaatattttttgtagAATTATGTAGTGCATGTTATAATTAATTCTTGCATTAATAATGCCAACATAACTAATCCTTACATTATTAATCTCAATCATTACTAATAAAATCTGTTCAGTACTATTTCTTATACACTCAAACAAACATGTAATTTTATTCCCCCTCTACTTTCCCATCTTGTTTACATTGCTTTGCCCTCTTGCTCCTTCAGCATCTTCAACTTTCTGTAACCCTTATCAGTACCAAATAACctaaataaaaaagagagatAAAGGTCTTAGCGGCGTAGCGACACATCGATCCAAGAGTGGTCACTCGAACAcattttgtcaaaaaattatatagtgTATACAGAAAGTAATAGTACGTATACAGCATTGCTAGAATATAAGGAATTAGTGATGGACAAAATTTCATAGCTAAACAGCAAACTGTATGCTAATCCTATTAAGCTATGATTAGTTATCGAGCTTTTTAGCTACAGATTAATTAGGGATTATCGACAATTTCCGTCACTAATTCTATATTTTCTAGTAGTGAAGGTAAAAAGAATCTTCTGAAgataaatatatactaaaacTTTTGAACTCCCATAGTCAATATTAGTTGGGAAgcagaacaacaacaacaacaacgatcAAGAATTGCTTAGAGAAATCCTGCAAAAGACCAAGTTGTCTTGAGCATAAGCAGGGAGATGTATAGTTTTTGGAACTAGGGGCGGAGCTAGAGTGTTAGCCACAGGATCAGCCGAACCTAGTAGCTTTGAATATGTAGAGAGTTTTCTGTACACTAGAGTACTAATGTAAAAGGCAATGTATGGAAGCCTTACCAGTCCATGTAAACGAAAGTCGATGAGTAGTTTCCAGACTTTGTGTAGAGCAGTCGATGATGGTAATCATGAAAATCAGACCTGGGAACAAAACACTAGCAACTATAAGAACATCATTCACGACGTGTAAAACAGATGAATACGTAAAGCTATGTACAGACCCTCCATATAATGGCAAGAAGTTTGATGGGCTCCAGGGGAAATGGTATCCAGAATGTGCCTCGACTGTCTCGAGGATCCTAAGAGAGATCCATAGATATAATGTTATCAAATGTGGCCCGGTGATTGCAGGACCAATGACCGTAGCAAATCCAAGGAAGAGAATTTCAGCAGGGTGAGCATACTCAGATGTCAAACCAAATGGTGTCGCGTACCTAGTGTAACAAAAGCAGAAAGTTGTGAATTTCATGGGAGAAAAAGTGAAACTCGAAGAATTTAAGTAGTTCACATACTCATGATGGACACTGTGGACGTGCTTGTAGAGCCATTTCGTATGTAAAACTCTGTGTCCCCAGTAAAATACGAAATCCTCCAAGATGAAATAGAATAAAACTTGGGTTGAAACCACTTTCCTGCAGAGAAAAGAAGTATTTGCAATTGACTCTGATCAATAAGCAGAAAAGATACTTGCGAAATTATACAACTACTACGCCTCAATTCCAAGTTAGTTGGAGTCGATTGCATGAATCCTCATTTATCAATTAATTGGTATCACCAGTACAGGTATTTTCTTTTCCGTTGTTTGTTTCATATGTTTCTCAAAGTTTGCATGAAATCTAAAGGGATGATAGGTCTTTCAAGACAACTTCCTTCCGTATGATTTTAGATCTACCTTGTCCTGTTCAACCACCATGATTTCGCCCATCTATATACCAGTGATCTGATCTCGATGTCCATGTAAGGACATGAGTCGAAGAAAACTTATTCTCTATGTGAGGCTACGTGCACCTTCTATCGAATATGTTGGACCATAGAGGTACACAACATTCACTTCTGTATAACGTTGTCAGTCTAACAACTGTACATATAACTTGTATTTCACATCGTACGTATACCTCAACATTGTTGTACTACTTCTCCCATTCAGTTATCGTATTTTGATAACCATAGCCTAAACATGCAATGCATCAGGCTAACAAAATGGTTTTATCATCTTGTTATCAGGCATTGGATTCTAAAAAGAGAATCGTTAAAGAAGTAGAAAGCAAAACTAAAGAAACGAAGATCAGAAAAAGGTATGCCATCACAGAACTAAAGCTTAGCATACAGAGAAGCAGAAAATACCAGGACGGCAATGGAAGAGTAGATCGCATCCCCATGAATTTAAAGAGCGGATACGTAACAATCAGGATTGGAAGATTAACACAAAAATGAAATATCAGCAGACGAGTAATACATTTCTGCTGAGCTTCCGGGGTGTTGGTCTTTTTCTGCACACAAATAGGTTGAGAATGcaacaaaatgaaaattcaTGTGAATAATAATAGGAATGAACTACGTACTCGTGTACTAGTACTAGTCTTAAGTCGAATGTTGTTGATGTTTGGGATCAAGAAACATCATTCCATTACCTGAATTTTGTACTTGCCAAACCACCCTGCCTTTTCGAAAAGGATGAAAGGGATTCCAGACAAGAAGAAGGCGCTCTCATGAACAATGAAACCTCCAAGAGAAGTCAATTggaaatcactaaaatttgcaagaagaaactgaaaaaaaaagGCCATTAAAAAAAGAACTAGAACCTCATTACTCTCTAAATAACAAGGAATGCACTATAGGATGTGTTTTTTGTCATGCAAGTCTCAAACATATCCAATACTTTATTGGTTTACCGTATTCGCTATGTCAGTGGTGGAGCCAGAAATTTCATAAAAGGTGTTCAGAAATAGCACAATAAAAGCTCTTTTCAAAAGTAGAACTAGTGAAATTCAAACACACAAGCACTATCGCTTTCCAAGGAGGTGAAACCATTAGGTTACAATAGCTTGTTATATTAAGGGTATTCAAAACATGTTGTTTAATATTTTGTCtattattttacttgtatatacgGTATTTTATTCCGACGAAGGATATCCAACCGACCACTACATGGCTACGCCCCTGGCCTATGCCTCCACAGATTAATCGAGGTTCACACAAATTGGTGCTAACACCACCAATACATACAAGAAAAAAGAACTACCGGGTTTGGTAAACCGAAAAATGTTTTTGGGAAAAGATATATTTTCTGAAGATTCATAATAAtgtcaaaaaaggaaaatcacttgtgtccaaaaaaaaagagtttgtcATTGTCCCCTTTTCAGTgagacaaaaaaaatcatatttaaacaaTCATACACCACAAAATAACTTGATTTtcgaaaaatatatttctgaaTATTATATGAAGAACTCAATATGTTAcgtctttttaaatttaaaactcataAATTTTTCTCacggaaaataaaaaattttgaaatttgaaagtaACTCTACATTGATTGTATCATTACTTCACACCCCTACACCTAGCTCTACCCACCGTATTTCTCATAGTATTTTTCTTTGCACAGAACACAGATTTCGAGCTTCACACGAGATAAGCACCACCAATACGGTT
Proteins encoded in this window:
- the LOC107023487 gene encoding methylsterol monooxygenase 2-2-like translates to MASMIESAWAFLLANFSDFQLTSLGGFIVHESAFFLSGIPFILFEKAGWFGKYKIQKKTNTPEAQQKCITRLLIFHFCVNLPILIVTYPLFKFMGMRSTLPLPSWKVVSTQVLFYFILEDFVFYWGHRVLHTKWLYKHVHSVHHEYATPFGLTSEYAHPAEILFLGFATVIGPAITGPHLITLYLWISLRILETVEAHSGYHFPWSPSNFLPLYGGSDFHDYHHRLLYTKSGNYSSTFVYMDWLFGTDKGYRKLKMLKEQEGKAM